The following are encoded together in the Pithys albifrons albifrons isolate INPA30051 chromosome 5, PitAlb_v1, whole genome shotgun sequence genome:
- the LOC139671794 gene encoding 16 kDa beta-galactoside-binding lectin: MEQGLVVTQLDIEPGECIKVKGKIQSDAKGFAVNVGKDSNTLLLHFNPRFDCHGDINTIVCNSKEGGTWGEEDRKADFPFQHGDKIEMCISFDPTEATVKLPEAEFKFPNRLGMEKIEYLAVEGDFKVKAIKFS, translated from the exons ATGGAGCAA ggactggTTGTTACACAGCTGGACATCGAGCCTGGTGAGTGCATCAAGGTCAAAGGGAAGATCCAGTCTGATGCCAAAGG GTTTGCTGTGAATGTTGGCAAGGACAGCAACACCCTCTTGCTGCATTTCAACCCTCGCTTTGACTGTCACGGGGACATCAACACCATCGTGTGCAATTCCAAGGAGGGTGGCACGTGGGGTGAGGAGGACAGGAAGGCTGACTTTCCCTTCCAGCACGGTGACAAGATTGAG ATGTGCATCTCCTTTGATCCAACTGAGGCAACGGTGAAGCTGCCTGAGGCAGAGTTTAAATTCCCTAATCGGCTGGGCATGGAGAAAATTGAATACCTGGCTGTGGAGGGGGACTTTAAAGTCAAAGCCATTAAGTTCAGCTAA
- the SOWAHB gene encoding ankyrin repeat domain-containing protein SOWAHB produces the protein MARELSQEAVLDFLWAAGGRAPNTALLRHFQRFLRDPALTEQQRRERREYFKSLVNSLATVHPAAAPGASKDIVLRRRYRDLLDEDLSPPEEQREEENKEPEPPPPPPPPPRRDPAGRRGPRGEAAGQGRPCGGQPPGAAVSGGCSARGRGGPCCECRRALRAAAAAVPAPGPAGAPRARCPPPPRQPPPYRTQPLSAGPGPLPPGGTRLSRPPVLPPGPGALAPAVPPRSLSPPLPAAGQPSVRPSRSRSPPLPSGPELLPRDRPPQPPTGMPLLKAPPPSANPRGRPPAGPSQSPLLSSGPRALSLTELSPSRSLPLLSAPVELPPSQSLSLLSPTELPPSRSLPLLSAPVELPPSQSLSLLSPTELPPSRSLPLLSPTELPPSRSLPLLSAPGVLPLSRSLQTLPASPSSSPRLLPDPEVLPSTRLPPSQSRSLQQLPTRPSPALPRGPRGLTSNGPTHPQVLLLYPCQTLTLPAGPGVVPRTTPSQSLPQSPTQPAPSRFLQPRPAGSPPSQSLQPAQGPAEPQAPESCPPAPLPVFRSIRCQLALSEVQDTPAPLPEDCERQPRTTFTKGSPRKALSRGPAVPLGQREHAWLVAMSAGCWARVRGLFLEEPELALQRDFMSGFTVLHWLAKHGDGPGLQELAAAAQRVGLALDVDARSGCGYTPLHLAAIHGHQFVIKVLVLQLGCQVQVRDSSGRRPWEYLRGSNSGEIWQLLEAPRGTIMFPTQPLARSVSSASKDSLSTGRAALPSCLRVQHGRGAASRRASSESD, from the coding sequence ATGGCGCGGGAGCTGAGCCAGGAGGCTGTGCTGGACTTTCTCTGGGCTGCCGGGGGGCGAGCCCCCAACACGGCGCTGCTCCGCCACTTCCAGCGCTTCCTCCGCGACCCGGCGCTGACGGAGCAGCAGCGGCGGGAGCGCCGCGAGTACTTCAAGAGTCTTGTCAACTCCCTGGCCACCGTCcaccccgccgccgcccccggcgCCTCCAAGGACATCGTACTCCGCCGCAGGTACCGCGACCTCCTCGATGAGGACCTGTCGCCGCCAGAGGAACAGCGGGAGGAGGAAAATAAGGAGCccgagccgccgccgccgccgccgccgccgccccgacGCGACCCCGCCGGGCGGCGCGGCCCCCGCGGCGAGGCGGCGGGGCAAGGGCGGCCGTGCGGGGGGCAGCCCCCGGGGGCGGCGGTGTCGGGGGGCTGCTCCGCGCGGGGTCGCGGCGGGCCCTGCTGCGAGTGCCGCCGGGCGCTccgcgctgccgccgccgccgtccCCGCGCCGGGCCCCGCCGGGGCGCCCCGCGCCCGCTGCCCGCCGCCCCCCAGGCAGCCGCCCCCGTACCGGACCCAGCCGCTGTCCGCGGGGCCCGGGCCGCTTCCCCCCGGCGGCACACGGCTCTCCCGGCCGCCGGTGCTGCCCCCGGGTCCTGGGGCGCTGGCCCCCGCTGTGCCGCCCCGGTCCCTGTCGCCGCCGCTGCCTGCCGCCGGGCAGCCCTCTGTCCGGccgtcccggtcccggtccccaCCGCTGCCGTCGGGCCCGGAGCTGCTGCCCCGCGACAGGCCGCCTCAGCCCCCGACCGGGATGCCCCTACTGAAGGCTCCACCGCCCTCAGCAAACCCGAGGGGCCGACCACCCGCCGGACCCTCCCAGTCCCCGCTGCTGTCATCGGGCCCCAGGGCGCTGTCCCTCACCGAGTTGTCCCCATCCCGGTCCCTGCCGTTGCTGTCTGCCCCCGTGGAGCTGcccccatcccagtccctgtcGTTGCTGTCCCCCACCGAGCTGCCCCCATCCCGGTCCCTGCCGTTGCTGTCTGCCCCCGTGGAGCTGcccccatcccagtccctgtcGTTGCTGTCCCCCACCGAGCTGCCCCCATCCCGGTCCCTGCCGTTGCTGTCCCCCACCGAGCTGCCCCCATCCCGGTCCCTGCCGTTGCTGTCTGCCCCGGGGGTGCTGCCCCTGTCCCGGTCCCTGCAGAcactccctgccagcccttcctCATCCCCACGGCTTTTACCAGACCCAGAGGTGCTCCCCTCCACCAGGCTGCCCCCATCACAGTCcaggtccctgcagcagctccccacCAGGCCATCGCCAGCCCTGCCGAGGGGACCCAGGGGGCTGACCTCCAACGGACCAACCCATCCTCAAGTCTTGTTGCTTTACCCATGCCAGACCCTCACACTGCCGGCAGGTCCTGGGGTCGTGCCCCGCACCAcgccatcccagtccctgccgCAGTCCCCGACTCAGCCAGCCCCATCCCGCTTCTTGCAGCCACGCCCTGCCGGGTCACCTCCATCCCAGTCCttgcagccagcccagggccCCGCAGAGCCCCAAGCCCCAGAGAGCTGTCCCCCAGCACCGCTGCCCGTCTTCAGGAGCATCAGGTGCCAGCTAGCTCTGTCAGAGGTGCAGGACACACCCGCCCCGCTGCCCGAGGACTGTGAGCGGCAGCCCCGCACCACGTTCACCAAGGGCTCCCCTAGGAAAGCCCTAAGCCGGGGGCCAGCGGTGCCCCTGGGCCAGCGGGAGCACGCCTGGCTAGTGGCGATGTCAGCGGGCTGCTGGGCACGGGTGCGGGGGCTGTTCCTGGAAGAGCCGGAGCTGGCCCTGCAGCGGGACTTCATGTCGGGCTTCACGGTGCTGCACTGGCTGGCCAAGCACGGCGACGGGCCCGGCCTGCAGGagctggcggcggcggcgcagCGGGTCGGGCTGGCCCTGGACGTGGACGCCCGCTCGGGCTGCGGGTACACGCCGCTGCACCTGGCTGCCATACACGGCCACCAGTTTGTCATcaaggtgctggtgctgcagctgggctgcCAGGTGCAGGTGCGGGACAGCAGCGGGCGCCGGCCCTGGGAATACCTGCGCGGCTCCAACTCGGGGGAGatctggcagctcctggaggcaccCCGGGGCACAATTATGTTCCCCACGCAGCCCTTGGCCCGCAGCGTGTCCTCTGCCAGCAAGGACTCGCTGTCCActggcagggcagcactgcCGTCCTGCCTCAGGGTGCAGCATGGCCGTGGGGCAGCATCCCGCCGAGCCAGCAGTGAGAGTGACTGA